In the genome of Micromonospora sp. Llam0, the window CGGTGCCGGCGTCGAGTTCGTGGCGCAGAATCCGCACCGCGTCGCCCAGGTGACAGACCGCCTCCGGCAGGGCGGACGGCACCGGCTCGTCCTCGGTCAGCATGGAGACCACCCGACGGGTCAGCACCCGCGAGTTGCGCAGCCCTCGGGTGACGTACTCGGCGCTCTCCGCGTACTGGGCCAGTGGGCCGCGGGCCCGCCAGCGCGCCGGTGCCAGGACCGCCGTCTCGTGTCCCGCCTCGACCGCGTCCCGGAACTCGGACAGCTCCTTCTCGGCCTCGTGCAGCCGTTTCGACGCGTTCTCCGCCCGGCGGCGGTCCCGCCCGGCCAGCGCCTTGCCGCTGAGGATCAGCATGTCGGACAGCACGTCCAACGCCGGGTCGGCGGCCCGGCGCACGATGACCAGCGGGTTGAGCGGCAGCAGCAGGATCAGCACCACCAGCCCGATCAGCCCGCCGACCATGGCGTCGATGAACCGGTCCGGGTAGAGGCTGTTGGTCTGCGGGGTGAGGGTGGCGACCAGCACCCCGGACGACGCGGCCTGGGTGACCAGCGCGGCGCCGCTGCCCAGGAAGACGGCGGCCACCACCGCGAGCGGCACGATCAGCAGCAACTGCCAGGTGCCGGTGCCGATGGTGATGATGATCAGGTCGCCGATGGCGATCCCGACCGCGACGCCGACCACCAGTTCGGAGGCGCGTTTGAGCCGTTGCCCGATCGAGGCGCTGAGGATGATCACTGCTGAGATCGGGGCGAAGAAGGGCAGCGGGTGGCCGATCACCCGACGGGCGATGAACCAGGCCAGCGCCGCCGCC includes:
- a CDS encoding aromatic acid exporter family protein encodes the protein MAVAGKPPRAAAAPRLTGLLTLTRSRVSIEVRERSERVRANLVLALQAGLAAALAWFIARRVIGHPLPFFAPISAVIILSASIGQRLKRASELVVGVAVGIAIGDLIIITIGTGTWQLLLIVPLAVVAAVFLGSGAALVTQAASSGVLVATLTPQTNSLYPDRFIDAMVGGLIGLVVLILLLPLNPLVIVRRAADPALDVLSDMLILSGKALAGRDRRRAENASKRLHEAEKELSEFRDAVEAGHETAVLAPARWRARGPLAQYAESAEYVTRGLRNSRVLTRRVVSMLTEDEPVPSALPEAVCHLGDAVRILRHELDAGTDPVRTRRRALDAARCAGAAYDAGVGFNGSVVVAQIRATASDLVRASGTEAGAVEEMVSEAFGRDGPE